The Sulfurospirillum halorespirans DSM 13726 genome has a window encoding:
- the nrfA gene encoding ammonia-forming cytochrome c nitrite reductase, with protein MNKFKVLLVGSLVAIGAMALLAGNITEREKQRVELAKAPSEAGIEGKAKSEEWAKYYPRQFDSWKKTKESDNIDDMLAKKPYLAVAWAGYPFSKDYNAPRGHYYAVQDNVNSLRTGAPTDAKTGPLPTACWTCKSPDVPRLIEEDGELEYYTGKWAKYGAQVVNSVGCATCHDDKTAQLSVRVPHLNRGLAAAGLKSFEESTHQEKRSLVCAQCHVEYYFKKTEWKDAKDVNKTAMVVTLPYAKGLSVESMEKYYDEINFSDWVHSISKTPMIKAQHPDWELWRTGIHGQKGVSCADCHMPYTQEGSVKYSDHQIGNPLKNMDKSCMNCHRESEDKLRGIVQQKVERKDFMMDIAFDNIAKAHIETGKAMEVGASDDELKEIRTLIRHAQWRGDMAIAGHGAFFHAPEEVLRLLGSANEQAQQARLKLVSVLAKHGVMDYVAPDFDTKDKAQKIAKVDMPALIAEKLKFKETLEKEWKKEASAKGRLAPNSVALDPAVDSKSSYFDKNKK; from the coding sequence ATGAATAAGTTCAAAGTATTACTGGTTGGCTCATTGGTTGCTATCGGCGCAATGGCATTGTTAGCTGGCAATATCACCGAAAGAGAAAAACAAAGAGTCGAACTTGCTAAAGCACCAAGCGAGGCAGGCATCGAAGGCAAAGCAAAAAGTGAAGAGTGGGCAAAGTACTATCCACGTCAGTTTGATTCTTGGAAAAAAACCAAAGAGAGCGATAACATTGACGATATGCTCGCTAAAAAACCTTACCTTGCCGTTGCTTGGGCGGGTTATCCGTTTTCAAAAGATTACAATGCACCACGAGGACATTACTACGCGGTACAAGACAATGTAAATTCCCTTAGAACCGGCGCTCCAACCGATGCTAAAACAGGTCCGTTGCCAACAGCATGTTGGACATGTAAATCGCCTGACGTTCCTCGTTTGATCGAAGAAGATGGTGAATTAGAGTATTACACGGGTAAATGGGCAAAATACGGCGCGCAAGTGGTTAACTCAGTCGGTTGTGCAACGTGTCACGATGATAAAACAGCGCAGTTAAGCGTTCGTGTGCCACATCTCAATCGTGGTCTAGCCGCTGCAGGTCTTAAAAGCTTTGAAGAGTCTACGCACCAAGAGAAACGCTCACTTGTTTGTGCACAATGTCACGTAGAGTACTACTTCAAAAAGACAGAGTGGAAAGATGCGAAAGATGTGAACAAAACAGCGATGGTGGTGACCCTTCCATATGCTAAAGGTTTGAGCGTTGAATCGATGGAAAAATACTACGATGAGATCAACTTCTCTGACTGGGTTCATAGCATTTCTAAAACACCAATGATCAAAGCGCAACACCCAGACTGGGAGCTTTGGAGAACGGGTATTCATGGACAAAAAGGTGTTTCATGTGCGGATTGTCACATGCCTTACACACAAGAGGGTTCTGTGAAGTATTCTGATCACCAAATTGGAAATCCACTTAAAAATATGGATAAAAGTTGTATGAACTGCCACAGAGAGAGTGAAGATAAACTCAGAGGCATCGTTCAACAAAAAGTGGAGCGTAAAGACTTTATGATGGACATCGCGTTTGATAATATCGCTAAAGCACACATCGAGACGGGAAAAGCGATGGAAGTGGGTGCAAGTGATGATGAGCTTAAAGAGATCAGAACACTCATTCGTCATGCACAATGGAGAGGCGATATGGCGATTGCAGGTCATGGTGCGTTCTTCCACGCTCCTGAAGAGGTCTTACGCCTTTTAGGATCCGCCAACGAGCAAGCACAACAAGCCCGTCTAAAACTGGTCAGCGTTCTTGCAAAACACGGTGTTATGGACTACGTTGCACCTGATTTTGACACGAAAGACAAAGCGCAAAAAATCGCTAAAGTCGATATGCCAGCATTGATCGCTGAAAAGCTTAAATTTAAAGAAACTCTGGAGAAAGAGTGGAAAAAAGAGGCATCTGCAAAAGGCAGACTCGCTCCAAATTCCGTTGCTCTTGATCCAGCGGTGGACAGCAAATCTTCTTACTTCGATAAAAACAAGAAGTAA
- the ccsA gene encoding cytochrome c biogenesis protein CcsA: MLLKVFGSYKTTLILLFFLAVGAAIATFVENDFGTAVARYYVYNSIWYEVILVLSAINLAIALYRSKMILHVSRFTFHAAFILILIGSGLTRYLGVDGVMKIREGSSSNLIFSSEKNAEITLPFALHLNDFELERYYGSRSPSAYTSDVHVRDGNTTLDAQIYMNHTLTYKGYKFFQTFYDPDEKGTILSVTKDPGVEVTYVGYTLLFLGLLLNLVDPKSRFRRLISEVKSSSLLVVFMLLVQTPLWCESEYVQTYLSEHQANSKEVSDAFGKLVVQSRMGRMKPFDTLSQEVLYKLSGKNSLYDMDAMQVALGMLSHPSVWKNLPMIQTKTPKLREFIGIAKDQKLASFEDFFDGHRYKLDAELQKALAMKPSTRGTFENDLIKVDERLSIAFMLYQGVLFKIFPLPHDANHTWLAFEQMFAQLEGAEADKVQESSTAFIEALFERNYAKALLHVKTFSQFQSKYSAEIMPSSTHIQIEIFYNKLMLFERLTLAYVFLGLILLVVAFGRVFAPATFTCKLDRPLFFIVATLFVVHTCGLALRWYISGHAPLSDTYESIVYIAWSCLLFCMLFLRRSLFALSGSVMMAGIFMFVAHLGHIDPEITNLVPVLKSFWLSVHVSIITASYGFLALGCALGLFTLILFTCKRSAKIVATIKHLTAINEITLILGLSLLVIGNFLGGIWANESWGRYWGWDPKETWAYISILVYAIILHVRLVPRFYSHYLFAVLSLLGFASILMTYFGVNFYLAGMHSYATGDPVPIPMWVYVCSGVVAMLIIMSYKNKNLKEEK, encoded by the coding sequence GTGTTGCTCAAAGTTTTTGGCTCCTACAAAACAACGCTGATACTGCTCTTCTTTTTAGCCGTGGGCGCTGCGATTGCAACCTTTGTGGAAAATGACTTTGGCACAGCGGTAGCGCGTTATTATGTCTATAATTCTATCTGGTACGAAGTGATTTTAGTTCTTAGTGCGATTAACCTTGCTATAGCCCTTTACCGCTCCAAAATGATTTTACATGTAAGCCGTTTTACCTTTCATGCGGCGTTTATTCTTATTCTTATAGGATCAGGTCTCACGCGTTATTTGGGTGTCGATGGCGTGATGAAAATACGCGAAGGCTCAAGCTCAAATCTCATCTTTAGCAGTGAAAAAAACGCGGAGATCACGTTACCGTTTGCACTGCATCTGAATGACTTTGAGCTAGAACGCTATTACGGCAGTCGCTCACCCTCAGCCTATACCAGCGATGTTCACGTAAGAGATGGCAATACAACGCTCGATGCGCAGATCTACATGAACCATACACTCACCTACAAAGGGTACAAATTTTTCCAAACCTTCTACGATCCCGATGAAAAAGGCACGATTCTCTCGGTCACCAAAGACCCTGGGGTGGAAGTGACCTATGTGGGCTACACGCTGCTTTTTTTAGGGCTTCTTTTAAATTTAGTTGATCCCAAATCGCGCTTTCGTAGGCTCATTTCCGAGGTCAAAAGCAGTTCACTTCTGGTTGTTTTCATGCTGTTGGTTCAAACACCGTTATGGTGCGAGAGCGAGTATGTGCAAACGTATTTGAGTGAGCATCAAGCGAACAGCAAAGAGGTCAGTGACGCGTTTGGAAAACTGGTCGTGCAGTCGCGCATGGGGCGCATGAAGCCTTTTGATACGTTAAGCCAAGAGGTACTGTATAAACTGAGCGGTAAAAATAGCCTGTACGACATGGACGCGATGCAAGTGGCGCTTGGGATGCTCTCACACCCGAGTGTGTGGAAGAATCTGCCGATGATTCAGACCAAAACGCCTAAGCTTCGAGAGTTCATCGGCATTGCGAAAGATCAAAAATTGGCAAGCTTTGAGGACTTTTTTGATGGACATCGCTACAAACTAGACGCAGAGCTTCAAAAAGCGCTTGCGATGAAACCAAGCACACGCGGCACCTTTGAGAATGATTTGATCAAAGTCGATGAGCGCCTGAGCATCGCTTTTATGCTCTACCAAGGAGTCCTCTTTAAAATCTTCCCACTGCCCCATGATGCCAACCACACATGGCTCGCCTTCGAGCAGATGTTTGCGCAATTAGAGGGCGCGGAAGCCGACAAAGTGCAAGAGAGCTCCACCGCATTTATCGAGGCACTGTTTGAACGCAATTACGCCAAAGCACTTTTACATGTAAAGACGTTTTCGCAGTTTCAAAGCAAATATAGTGCTGAAATTATGCCCTCATCCACGCACATTCAGATCGAAATTTTCTACAATAAACTGATGCTTTTTGAGCGTTTAACCTTGGCGTATGTATTTTTAGGTTTGATACTTTTAGTCGTCGCGTTTGGACGCGTTTTTGCGCCTGCTACCTTTACATGTAAACTGGATCGACCGCTCTTTTTTATCGTCGCAACGTTATTTGTCGTGCACACCTGTGGACTCGCACTGCGTTGGTACATCAGTGGTCACGCGCCACTCAGCGATACGTACGAGTCCATCGTTTATATCGCGTGGTCGTGTCTGCTTTTTTGCATGCTCTTTTTGCGCCGTTCGTTGTTTGCCCTTTCAGGCTCGGTGATGATGGCGGGCATCTTTATGTTTGTCGCACACTTGGGGCACATCGACCCTGAGATCACCAATCTTGTGCCCGTTTTAAAATCGTTTTGGCTTAGCGTTCATGTCTCCATCATTACAGCGAGTTATGGCTTTTTGGCACTGGGCTGTGCGTTGGGACTGTTCACGCTGATACTCTTTACATGTAAACGCTCAGCCAAGATCGTTGCCACCATCAAACACCTCACCGCCATCAATGAAATCACCCTGATTTTGGGCTTGAGCCTTTTGGTTATCGGCAACTTTTTAGGCGGTATTTGGGCGAATGAATCGTGGGGGCGTTACTGGGGTTGGGACCCTAAGGAGACGTGGGCGTATATCTCCATTTTGGTCTACGCGATCATTTTACATGTAAGACTGGTGCCACGGTTTTATTCGCACTATCTCTTTGCCGTGCTTTCGCTTTTAGGCTTTGCCTCCATCTTGATGACCTACTTTGGCGTGAACTTTTACTTAGCAGGGATGCACTCCTACGCCACGGGCGATCCTGTGCCAATTCCCATGTGGGTCTATGTCTGCAGTGGGGTAGTTGCAATGTTGATTATAATGTCATATA